In Rhodospirillaceae bacterium, a single genomic region encodes these proteins:
- a CDS encoding shikimate kinase (catalyzes the formation of shikimate 3-phosphate from shikimate in aromatic amino acid biosynthesis), with translation MKGETPTTVALVGLMGAGKSAIGRRLASRLTVPFFDSDAEIEAETGMTIAEMFEQEGEAAFRVVERAAIKRLLSGPTHVLATGGGAFIETETRAELRGRVITVWLRADLEVLFRRVCRKNDRPLLKQKNPKQVLADLVKVRYPLYALADITVDSNDRPHEEVVDRIIDRLTVVGSPLVGRLGKNQQGAEL, from the coding sequence ATGAAGGGAGAAACTCCCACCACTGTTGCCCTGGTTGGTTTGATGGGAGCCGGGAAAAGTGCGATTGGACGGCGCCTCGCATCACGTTTGACCGTTCCTTTCTTTGATTCTGATGCTGAAATCGAGGCTGAGACAGGGATGACTATTGCAGAAATGTTCGAGCAAGAGGGTGAGGCGGCGTTTCGCGTTGTAGAGCGGGCGGCAATTAAGCGATTATTATCTGGGCCGACACATGTTTTGGCTACAGGGGGGGGTGCATTTATCGAAACCGAAACACGAGCGGAATTGAGGGGGCGGGTCATTACGGTTTGGTTGCGGGCTGATCTAGAGGTTCTTTTTCGTCGTGTTTGCCGAAAAAATGACAGACCATTGTTAAAACAAAAGAACCCCAAGCAGGTTTTAGCGGATCTGGTTAAAGTACGTTATCCACTCTATGCCTTGGCTGATATCACCGTGGATAGTAATGATCGGCCCCATGAGGAGGTTGTAGATAGAATTATTGATCGACTGACAGTTGTTGGGTCGCCTCTAGTCGGTAGATTAGGGAAAAATCAACAGGGGGCGGAGCTATGA
- a CDS encoding 3-dehydroquinate synthase, protein MSGFTKVSVHPDGGAYEILVGADIIRASGQQIANVLGQRRIFVITDENIANLYKTQLEGSLTGAGHEVTTVVVAPGEGSKDFSSLEQVLGDLLRQGITRNCVIVAFGGGVVGDLAGFAASIILRGIDYVQIPTTLLSQVDSSVGGKTAVNTNLGKNLVGTFYQPKLVLVDPGLLKSLPLRELRAGYGEVIKYGLLSDAPLFEWLEVNGGDVLRVDAEACRYVITECCQIKAEIVSNDEREKNSRMLLNLGHTFGHAMEADLGYDNRLLHGEAVAIGSIIALETSARLGFCEAAVPVRVRRHFQSLGLPVSPPKLKDHRWVPENLLKHMARDKKVVGGKQILILVRSIGNAFVYEEATREILAQSWEERLGGG, encoded by the coding sequence ATGAGCGGCTTTACCAAAGTTTCCGTTCATCCTGACGGAGGGGCTTATGAAATTCTCGTGGGCGCTGATATTATACGCGCCTCTGGTCAACAAATTGCCAATGTGCTGGGTCAACGGCGGATTTTTGTCATCACTGATGAAAACATCGCCAACTTATATAAAACTCAGTTAGAAGGTAGCCTGACTGGGGCAGGCCATGAGGTGACAACTGTCGTGGTTGCTCCTGGGGAAGGTTCTAAAGATTTTAGTTCATTGGAACAGGTCCTAGGGGACCTGCTTAGGCAGGGGATAACTAGAAATTGCGTTATAGTTGCCTTTGGCGGGGGGGTCGTCGGCGATTTGGCAGGTTTTGCGGCGAGTATAATCCTACGCGGAATAGATTATGTGCAGATACCGACTACGCTGTTGTCGCAGGTAGATAGCTCTGTGGGAGGTAAAACTGCAGTTAATACTAATTTGGGCAAAAATTTAGTTGGGACTTTTTACCAGCCTAAACTTGTGCTTGTGGACCCGGGCCTCTTAAAGAGCCTTCCTTTGAGGGAGTTGAGAGCGGGTTATGGTGAGGTGATCAAATATGGCTTATTGAGTGACGCGCCTTTATTTGAATGGTTGGAAGTTAATGGTGGGGATGTACTCCGGGTGGATGCAGAGGCTTGTCGGTATGTGATAACAGAGTGTTGCCAAATTAAGGCGGAGATTGTGAGCAACGATGAACGGGAGAAGAACTCTAGAATGCTTCTGAATTTGGGGCATACTTTCGGGCATGCTATGGAGGCCGACCTTGGGTATGATAACAGGTTGCTCCATGGAGAGGCTGTGGCTATTGGGAGTATTATTGCTTTGGAGACCTCTGCTAGATTAGGGTTTTGTGAAGCAGCCGTTCCCGTCCGTGTTCGTCGACATTTCCAATCGCTCGGTTTACCCGTGAGTCCGCCAAAGCTGAAGGATCATAGGTGGGTGCCTGAGAATTTGTTGAAACATATGGCGCGAGATAAAAAGGTGGTAGGGGGCAAGCAAATCTTGATCTTGGTGCGATCTATCGGAAATGCATTCGTTTATGAAGAAGCGACTAGGGAGATATTGGCTCAGTCTTGGGAAGAGCGCCTTGGAGGTGGATGA
- a CDS encoding BolA family transcriptional regulator has translation MRKILQKRFNPVQLVIDDESHMHVGHASAPSGGESHFRISIKAKEFSSLSRLDRQRAVHEALDELLQGPIHALSITASAPDET, from the coding sequence ATAAGAAAGATTCTTCAAAAACGATTTAATCCCGTTCAGCTAGTCATTGACGATGAATCCCATATGCATGTAGGCCATGCGAGCGCACCAAGTGGGGGTGAGTCGCATTTTCGGATTAGCATTAAGGCAAAAGAATTTTCCAGCCTTAGTAGACTGGACCGTCAACGAGCAGTACATGAGGCCCTTGACGAGCTTTTGCAAGGGCCTATCCACGCTCTATCAATTACGGCCTCCGCACCCGACGAGACCTAA
- a CDS encoding molecular chaperone DnaJ, translating into MGRTEINNRLGVQERSEPDPGRRVCEWPECHSEGEFRAPRSRTDLRNFRWFCLDHVRVYNQSWDYFAGLDPKEIEDVLKRDTVWDRPTWPLGIGPGLAGFGDPFDLLGEGHEARVRPHTPRDAALAVLGLDYSASAEDIKIRYKSLAKKHHPDANNGSKNSEKKFIALKEAYNLLTRNPEN; encoded by the coding sequence ATGGGAAGGACCGAGATCAATAATCGATTAGGTGTGCAGGAGAGAAGTGAGCCAGACCCGGGACGGCGGGTTTGTGAGTGGCCTGAGTGTCATTCGGAAGGCGAGTTTAGGGCACCCCGATCACGGACAGACCTAAGAAATTTCCGCTGGTTTTGCCTCGACCATGTGCGTGTTTACAATCAAAGTTGGGACTATTTTGCTGGGTTGGACCCAAAGGAGATAGAGGACGTTTTGAAGCGAGATACTGTTTGGGATAGGCCGACATGGCCACTAGGAATAGGTCCCGGTCTCGCGGGGTTTGGGGATCCATTTGATCTACTTGGAGAGGGTCACGAGGCAAGGGTACGTCCCCATACTCCTCGTGATGCAGCACTGGCTGTCTTGGGCCTGGATTATTCGGCTTCGGCAGAGGACATCAAAATCCGCTATAAGTCTTTAGCAAAAAAACACCATCCAGATGCTAATAATGGTAGTAAAAATTCAGAGAAGAAGTTTATTGCTCTGAAAGAAGCTTACAATCTTTTGACCCGAAATCCGGAAAACTGA
- the cobS gene encoding cobaltochelatase subunit CobS, with the protein MANTKNFDVSKSVHSRRPDIEVSAREVFGIDSDLKVPGFSEANEYVPVRDETYRFDKETTLAILAGFAFNRRVLIQGYHGTGKSTHIEQVAARLNWPCVRINLDSHISRIDLIGKDAIVVRDGKQVTEFREGMLPWALQSSTALVFDEYDAGRPDVMFVIQRVLEVDGRMTLLDQNRIIHPDPSFRLFATSNTIGLGDTTGLYHGTQQINQGQMDRWNIVATLNYLPHSQEVEIVKAKIDSYNTAEGEKIVSAMVDVASLTRSGFMNGDISTVMSPRTVITWAENSQIFGDVAFGFRATFLNKCDEMERALIAEYYQRCMGEELPESAVSAALA; encoded by the coding sequence ATGGCCAACACTAAAAATTTTGACGTGTCAAAATCTGTACATTCGCGCCGGCCTGATATTGAGGTATCCGCACGTGAGGTGTTCGGTATTGATAGTGACTTAAAAGTTCCAGGATTTTCCGAGGCAAACGAGTATGTACCTGTGCGGGATGAGACTTACAGGTTTGATAAGGAGACTACCTTGGCAATTCTTGCGGGTTTTGCATTTAACCGGCGGGTCTTAATTCAGGGGTACCATGGAACAGGGAAATCAACCCACATAGAACAAGTCGCAGCTCGCTTAAATTGGCCTTGTGTTCGCATCAATTTAGATAGTCATATCAGCCGCATAGATTTGATAGGTAAAGATGCGATAGTGGTACGGGATGGGAAACAGGTGACTGAATTCCGAGAGGGTATGCTTCCTTGGGCATTACAATCCTCCACGGCTCTAGTTTTCGATGAATACGATGCCGGGAGACCTGATGTAATGTTTGTAATCCAACGTGTCTTGGAGGTGGACGGTAGAATGACATTACTGGATCAAAATCGTATTATTCATCCTGACCCTTCATTCCGTCTATTTGCCACTTCGAATACGATTGGTCTTGGGGACACCACAGGTCTTTACCATGGGACCCAGCAAATAAACCAAGGGCAAATGGATAGATGGAATATTGTCGCGACATTAAATTATCTGCCACATTCCCAGGAAGTAGAGATTGTTAAAGCCAAGATTGATTCCTATAACACAGCGGAGGGTGAGAAAATCGTTTCGGCTATGGTAGATGTTGCCAGTCTTACACGCTCTGGGTTTATGAATGGTGACATTTCGACAGTTATGTCCCCGAGAACGGTGATTACTTGGGCGGAAAATTCCCAGATATTTGGAGACGTAGCTTTTGGTTTTCGGGCTACCTTCCTTAACAAGTGTGATGAAATGGAAAGAGCGTTGATCGCTGAATATTATCAGCGGTGCATGGGTGAGGAGTTGCCAGAGTCAGCAGTTTCTGCTGCCCTAGCTTAG
- the cobT gene encoding cobaltochelatase subunit CobT, whose protein sequence is MSDKREERAENFKRAVAGAVRAIAGVEELNVGFSASPGGSTNENAQLPMPPREPAAEDLTQVRGAGDSLALRLKYHDEKLHSARRPPGQTARALYDAIEQVRCESLGSRRLKGVAKNLEAMIDAQYRKKGFDQVSERDQAPVVEAVRMLVREKLTGQRPPPAADSLVALWRPWVESKVGSDFGDLADAVETQTDFSKLSRRLISHLEFAEEDENEADIESGAEDESDEQDTLESEGEDEGSDTEGLESMESDSSETSDSDGIESDDLDTDMSEDGDLVDGDDADNSEDPWSPSHDLGQGGPRYHTYAEEYDEIVSAAELCADEELSRLRTHLDQQLTSLQGVITRLANRLQRRLLAKQTRSWLFDLDEGLLDTARLARVVANPTYPLSYKFEKETSFRDTVVTLLLDNSGSMRGRPITVAAMSADILARTLERCGVKVEILGFTTRAWKGGRAREQWLADGKPSGPGRLNELRHIIYKPADSPYRRARKNLGLMLREGLLKENIDGEALLWAHERLLGRPEQRRILMVISDGAPVDDSTLSVNSGNYLDHHLRKVIEWIERSSPVELLAIGIGHDVTRYYKRAVTIVDAEQLGGTMTDKLAELFDDEELLPRRKRNDRRNVAA, encoded by the coding sequence GTGTCTGACAAGAGAGAAGAGAGGGCGGAGAATTTTAAGCGGGCAGTTGCCGGCGCTGTGCGAGCCATCGCTGGTGTGGAAGAATTAAATGTCGGTTTCAGTGCGAGTCCGGGGGGAAGTACTAATGAGAATGCGCAGTTGCCCATGCCGCCAAGAGAGCCAGCCGCGGAAGACTTAACCCAAGTTCGGGGGGCAGGTGATTCGCTTGCTTTGCGGCTTAAATATCACGATGAAAAGCTACACTCAGCAAGAAGACCTCCGGGTCAAACAGCGCGCGCTTTATACGATGCTATTGAGCAAGTGCGATGTGAATCTTTGGGCTCTCGCCGACTAAAGGGTGTCGCAAAGAATCTAGAAGCTATGATTGATGCACAATATCGTAAGAAAGGCTTTGATCAGGTTAGTGAGCGGGATCAGGCTCCGGTCGTTGAGGCAGTGCGAATGTTAGTGCGGGAAAAGCTTACTGGACAACGGCCACCTCCAGCGGCTGATAGCTTAGTGGCACTTTGGCGACCATGGGTGGAGTCAAAAGTGGGGTCTGATTTTGGGGATTTGGCTGATGCTGTAGAAACTCAGACGGACTTTTCTAAGCTCTCGAGGCGATTAATTTCCCATCTAGAGTTTGCTGAGGAAGATGAGAATGAGGCAGATATAGAGTCTGGTGCTGAGGATGAGTCAGACGAACAAGATACTTTGGAAAGTGAAGGCGAGGATGAAGGTTCTGACACTGAGGGATTGGAGAGTATGGAGAGTGATTCTTCAGAGACGTCTGATTCGGATGGTATTGAGAGTGATGACCTGGATACAGATATGTCGGAGGATGGTGATCTCGTAGATGGTGATGACGCTGATAACTCTGAAGACCCTTGGTCACCTTCCCATGATTTGGGACAGGGCGGGCCTAGGTATCATACCTATGCAGAGGAATATGATGAAATTGTGTCTGCCGCCGAACTATGCGCTGACGAAGAATTGTCCCGATTACGGACTCATTTAGATCAGCAACTCACAAGCTTGCAAGGTGTCATTACTCGTCTCGCCAACCGCCTGCAACGGCGCCTTTTGGCAAAGCAGACGCGGTCTTGGTTATTTGACTTGGACGAGGGATTGTTGGATACAGCGAGACTGGCAAGGGTGGTTGCTAACCCAACCTATCCACTTTCATATAAGTTTGAGAAAGAGACCTCCTTTCGAGATACTGTTGTCACATTATTATTAGATAATTCAGGTTCGATGCGCGGGAGACCCATTACTGTCGCTGCGATGAGCGCGGATATCTTGGCACGGACCCTGGAACGATGTGGTGTTAAAGTTGAGATATTAGGTTTCACCACTAGGGCGTGGAAGGGGGGGCGTGCCAGGGAGCAGTGGTTGGCGGACGGAAAGCCTTCGGGTCCGGGGCGGCTGAATGAACTTCGCCATATTATATACAAACCCGCAGATAGTCCCTATCGCAGGGCGCGAAAGAATCTCGGTCTTATGCTCAGAGAGGGTCTACTAAAAGAAAACATTGATGGGGAAGCCCTCCTATGGGCGCATGAGCGTCTGCTTGGGCGACCTGAGCAGCGCCGCATATTAATGGTGATTTCCGACGGTGCGCCCGTGGATGATTCAACATTGTCTGTGAATTCGGGTAATTATCTAGATCACCACTTGAGAAAAGTAATCGAATGGATTGAAAGATCGTCTCCAGTTGAGCTTTTGGCTATTGGTATCGGCCATGACGTCACCCGCTATTATAAGCGCGCTGTAACCATTGTAGACGCAGAGCAGCTTGGGGGAACTATGACGGATAAGTTGGCAGAGCTTTTTGATGATGAAGAGCTTCTTCCTAGACGGAAGAGAAACGATCGAAGAAATGTGGCTGCCTAA
- a CDS encoding 50S ribosomal protein L28, translated as MTRQCELTGKGVQSGNNVSHANNRTRRRFLPNLQSVSLYSDALKKTFKFRATAYAIRSVEHRGGLDPFLAKASDNLLSLKARRVKRQIMKTAAS; from the coding sequence ATGACACGGCAATGTGAACTGACCGGAAAAGGTGTACAGAGTGGCAACAATGTAAGCCACGCTAACAATAGGACTAGGCGTCGCTTCCTACCAAACCTTCAATCCGTATCACTTTACAGCGACGCACTGAAAAAGACCTTTAAGTTCCGAGCGACCGCTTATGCCATTCGGTCTGTGGAACATAGGGGTGGCCTAGACCCGTTTCTTGCTAAAGCTTCGGATAATCTTCTTTCACTGAAAGCACGAAGGGTAAAACGGCAAATCATGAAGACGGCAGCAAGTTAG
- a CDS encoding methylmalonyl Co-A mutase-associated GTPase MeaB → MNKNISALKAGVLKSDRRLLAQAITLVESSREDHQKLADQLITSVFPATGNSIRLGITGTPGVGKSTFIETTGTALIEKGHSVAVLTIDPSSSKSGGSILGDKTRMPKLSTNPKSFIRSTPSRGMLGGVSPNTREAILLCEASGFDVVIVETVGVGQSEVTVRDMVDMFILLVQPAGGDDLQGIKRGVVEMADLLIVTKADGPLLESAHQAQSDYKNALALSRPLYPNWVTPVATCSALLHTNIDQICELIKKYHRTILEDDTINQRRNEQAVSWLWSDIMATISQNIRTHPELADIFRDLEERVATRKITARAGSRLILDAFIKKNLT, encoded by the coding sequence ATGAATAAAAATATAAGTGCCCTCAAAGCTGGGGTGCTGAAGAGTGACCGAAGATTGCTGGCACAAGCAATAACTCTGGTGGAGTCGTCCAGAGAAGATCATCAGAAATTAGCAGACCAACTAATAACATCGGTATTTCCTGCTACGGGAAATTCTATTCGATTAGGGATCACAGGAACACCTGGCGTCGGCAAGTCTACCTTTATTGAAACCACTGGCACTGCTCTTATTGAGAAAGGGCATAGTGTCGCGGTGCTGACCATCGACCCTTCCAGCAGTAAAAGTGGCGGCTCCATTCTTGGGGACAAAACTCGAATGCCAAAATTATCAACGAACCCTAAATCCTTCATAAGAAGCACACCTAGCAGGGGGATGCTTGGCGGAGTTTCGCCCAACACAAGAGAAGCAATCCTTCTCTGCGAGGCATCTGGGTTCGACGTGGTAATTGTAGAAACGGTTGGCGTAGGACAATCGGAGGTTACTGTAAGAGACATGGTGGATATGTTTATTCTTCTCGTCCAACCAGCTGGTGGGGATGACCTACAAGGGATCAAGAGAGGCGTGGTCGAAATGGCTGACCTCTTGATAGTAACTAAGGCTGATGGCCCACTATTAGAATCTGCTCACCAAGCTCAATCTGACTATAAAAATGCCCTGGCACTATCTAGACCTCTTTACCCAAACTGGGTTACCCCTGTGGCAACATGTTCCGCCCTGTTACACACTAATATAGATCAGATCTGTGAGCTGATAAAAAAATATCACAGAACTATTTTAGAGGACGACACCATTAACCAACGTCGAAATGAACAAGCGGTTTCGTGGCTATGGTCGGACATCATGGCTACTATAAGCCAGAACATCCGAACACACCCCGAGTTAGCCGATATCTTCCGAGACCTAGAAGAACGCGTGGCTACCCGCAAGATTACAGCCAGAGCGGGATCCAGGCTTATTTTAGATGCGTTCATCAAGAAGAACTTGACCTAA
- a CDS encoding methylmalonyl-CoA mutase: MTSNYKSDLESWEAQVKKDLKGRSHEDLIRHTPEGISLKPLYTAQDLEKIQHLNTLPGLPPFLRGPRATMYAGRPWTVRQYAGFSTAEESNKFYRENLKAGQRALSVAFDLATHRGYDSDHPRVVGDVGKAGVAIDTVEDMKILFADIPLSQMSVSMTMNGAVLPVLAAYIVSAEEQGVDQAALTGTIQNDILKEFMVRNTYIYPPDPSMRIVADIIQYSSQKMPRFNSISISGYHMQEAGATVIQELAFTLADGLEYVRAALGRGLEIDEFAPRLSFFFCLGMNFFMEIAKLRAARVLWAELMKEFSPKNPLSYALRTHCQTSGVSLTEQDAYNNIVRTTVEAMAGALGGTQSLHTNSFDEAVALPTPFSARVARNTQLILQEEAGLTDVIDPLGGSYFIESLTASMIKHARQLIKEIEDAGGMTAAVAAGIPKKKIEEAATLRQTRIERGEQVVVGVNKYQPDSPTPLDILEVDNGEVLAAQLERLNRVKSKRNSEKCHDALSRLTDAATNGDENLLELTITAMRERATVGEVSSALEKSFTRHEARINSVTGVYKAAYEKDAEFRTVQEKVTEFANREGRRPRMLVVKLGQDGHDRGARVIATAFADIGFDVDIAPLFQTPEEAAVQAIEADVHIVGVSSQAGGHNTLVPALTSALHELNAKNVLVICGGVIPIQDHDFLKSTGVAAIYGTATNIPKAAVEILELMAPKLNNQE; encoded by the coding sequence ATGACTAGTAACTACAAATCCGACCTGGAAAGCTGGGAAGCCCAGGTGAAAAAAGATCTGAAAGGTCGCTCTCACGAGGACCTGATCCGCCATACACCGGAGGGAATTTCGCTTAAGCCACTGTACACAGCCCAGGATTTAGAAAAGATTCAACACCTAAACACTCTACCTGGTCTGCCACCGTTCCTCAGAGGCCCACGCGCTACTATGTATGCTGGGCGGCCCTGGACTGTGCGTCAATACGCCGGCTTTTCCACCGCGGAAGAATCAAATAAGTTTTATCGTGAAAATCTAAAGGCTGGTCAAAGAGCTCTTTCTGTTGCATTTGATCTGGCAACACACAGAGGCTACGACTCTGACCACCCCCGGGTCGTTGGTGATGTCGGAAAAGCTGGCGTGGCTATAGATACAGTGGAAGACATGAAGATCTTGTTTGCCGATATTCCCTTATCTCAGATGAGCGTCTCCATGACCATGAATGGCGCCGTCCTCCCGGTCCTTGCGGCTTATATAGTATCTGCCGAGGAACAAGGAGTTGACCAAGCGGCACTCACAGGGACTATACAAAATGATATTCTCAAAGAATTTATGGTTCGAAACACCTATATCTATCCACCAGACCCGAGCATGAGAATCGTCGCAGATATAATTCAATACTCCTCACAAAAAATGCCACGGTTTAACTCTATCTCCATTTCGGGCTATCATATGCAGGAGGCCGGAGCTACTGTAATTCAAGAACTTGCCTTCACTCTAGCAGATGGCCTCGAATACGTTCGCGCCGCCCTAGGCCGAGGTCTTGAAATAGATGAGTTTGCCCCACGATTATCATTCTTTTTTTGTTTGGGCATGAATTTTTTTATGGAAATTGCTAAACTACGCGCCGCACGAGTCCTTTGGGCAGAATTAATGAAAGAGTTCTCCCCTAAAAATCCGCTTAGCTATGCTTTAAGAACACATTGCCAGACATCTGGCGTTAGCCTGACCGAGCAGGATGCGTACAACAATATCGTCCGAACTACGGTGGAGGCAATGGCCGGCGCCTTAGGAGGCACGCAGTCACTGCACACAAACTCATTTGATGAGGCTGTCGCCTTACCGACACCATTTTCTGCTCGAGTAGCTAGAAATACCCAACTCATCTTGCAAGAGGAAGCAGGACTGACCGATGTGATCGATCCACTAGGCGGAAGCTATTTTATAGAATCCCTAACCGCTAGTATGATCAAACATGCGAGGCAACTGATTAAAGAAATTGAGGACGCGGGAGGAATGACGGCAGCAGTGGCGGCTGGCATTCCCAAGAAAAAAATCGAAGAAGCGGCAACATTACGACAAACACGCATCGAGCGAGGCGAACAAGTTGTGGTAGGTGTAAACAAATACCAACCTGATTCACCCACCCCCTTAGATATTCTGGAAGTCGATAATGGCGAGGTTCTGGCCGCACAGTTAGAGCGCCTTAACAGAGTTAAGTCGAAGAGAAACTCAGAAAAATGCCATGACGCACTCAGTCGCTTAACCGATGCAGCAACTAATGGAGATGAGAATCTCCTAGAATTGACTATAACTGCCATGAGAGAACGGGCGACAGTAGGCGAGGTTTCGTCCGCGTTAGAGAAGAGTTTTACTAGGCATGAAGCAAGGATTAATAGTGTGACTGGGGTATACAAAGCCGCGTACGAGAAAGATGCTGAGTTCCGAACCGTCCAAGAAAAGGTCACAGAGTTTGCCAACAGAGAAGGACGGAGACCTCGGATGCTTGTTGTGAAATTGGGCCAGGACGGACATGACAGGGGCGCAAGAGTAATCGCGACAGCTTTTGCAGATATCGGCTTCGATGTAGATATAGCCCCCTTATTTCAGACTCCTGAAGAGGCCGCCGTGCAGGCGATTGAGGCCGATGTTCACATCGTAGGTGTTTCAAGCCAAGCAGGTGGGCACAATACCCTAGTACCAGCCCTCACCTCAGCCCTTCACGAGTTAAATGCCAAAAATGTACTAGTAATTTGCGGTGGAGTAATACCAATTCAGGATCACGACTTCCTGAAATCAACTGGCGTGGCCGCGATCTATGGGACAGCAACAAATATACCCAAAGCAGCAGTAGAAATTCTTGAATTAATGGCCCCTAAGTTAAACAACCAAGAGTAA
- a CDS encoding lipase has protein sequence MLDIHPQLQSLLEQLGSAGYPDQTQVSPTEARKITDDRARRFYGPSDDVGSIADIMIPSSPQDLSARVYTPSGKGPFPILVYFHGGGWVLGSLDSADRGARGVTCSAGCITVSVDYRLAPENPFPAAANDCVSALNWIVRNAADFDGDPSRVAVGGDSAGGNLAAAVAIEAREAGPDLLFQLLIYPVVDSDLTRESYKKFANAPMLPGHRMKYFWDQYVPNVGDRSDWRCSPLRASDHSGLPPALIIAAGLDPLLDEGKEYAKKLLKAGVEVNYEVFPRMTHAFFQAPGLLDDARVASNKAGFHLRKAFN, from the coding sequence GTGTTGGATATACACCCCCAATTACAGTCCCTATTAGAACAATTAGGGTCGGCAGGCTACCCCGATCAAACGCAAGTTAGTCCAACTGAAGCCAGGAAAATAACCGATGATCGGGCTAGGAGATTCTATGGGCCTAGTGACGATGTAGGTTCGATAGCGGATATAATGATACCCTCATCTCCCCAAGATTTGTCAGCAAGGGTATACACTCCGAGCGGCAAGGGGCCGTTTCCCATTCTGGTATATTTCCATGGGGGTGGATGGGTTTTGGGGAGTCTGGATAGTGCGGATAGGGGCGCCCGAGGTGTCACGTGTTCGGCAGGTTGCATAACTGTTTCGGTAGATTATAGGCTTGCCCCTGAAAATCCATTTCCTGCTGCGGCTAATGATTGTGTGTCTGCTTTGAACTGGATTGTTAGAAATGCGGCTGATTTTGATGGTGATCCAAGTCGGGTTGCTGTAGGAGGTGACAGCGCCGGGGGTAATTTGGCAGCGGCGGTTGCGATAGAGGCCCGTGAGGCCGGACCGGACTTATTATTTCAGCTGTTAATTTATCCAGTAGTGGATTCCGATTTGACCAGAGAATCCTATAAAAAATTTGCTAATGCTCCTATGTTGCCTGGTCACAGGATGAAGTATTTTTGGGATCAATACGTTCCTAATGTAGGGGACAGAAGTGACTGGCGTTGTTCGCCACTTCGGGCCAGTGATCATTCAGGCTTGCCGCCGGCGCTGATAATAGCGGCAGGCCTTGACCCACTGTTGGACGAGGGTAAGGAATATGCAAAAAAACTTTTGAAAGCGGGTGTCGAGGTGAATTATGAGGTTTTCCCTCGGATGACTCATGCTTTCTTTCAGGCTCCGGGATTGTTAGACGACGCGCGTGTGGCTTCTAATAAGGCGGGCTTCCATTTACGAAAGGCATTTAATTGA
- a CDS encoding TIGR01459 family HAD-type hydrolase translates to MAKWFAFTIAIPASGLSMNTKFIEGIASLAKAYEVFILDIWGVLMDGLDPYPGAAYCLENLRNCGKKIILLSNAPRQAHLVGEKLNSIGIPPTLYDDVLSSGEATRLALSARSDPHIAKLGNTYFYIGPDRDRGLLEGLDYTESSNLKTSNFLLVTGPWESTDHPEMYNKLFDQALEQKLLMICTNPDQVVVRQTGEQLLCAGALADHYKNLGGQILYFGKPHQDIYSILFERLGNLPKHSIVAIGDTLETDIKGANEFGIATTLVVGGVTATKFGISEGDMPIPKAFRTHCGEAGIIPTYAVPLFIW, encoded by the coding sequence ATGGCCAAATGGTTCGCTTTCACAATTGCAATACCTGCGTCAGGACTATCAATGAATACAAAATTTATAGAGGGAATTGCCTCTCTTGCCAAAGCGTACGAAGTTTTCATCCTTGATATCTGGGGTGTATTAATGGATGGCTTGGACCCCTACCCGGGGGCTGCTTACTGTTTAGAAAACCTGCGAAACTGCGGAAAGAAAATTATCCTGCTTTCCAACGCCCCGCGGCAAGCCCATCTAGTAGGCGAAAAATTGAACTCGATTGGGATACCCCCAACGCTATACGACGATGTTCTTTCGTCAGGAGAAGCAACCCGTCTCGCCCTATCGGCGCGCAGCGACCCACATATCGCGAAGCTTGGAAACACGTATTTCTATATTGGACCAGACCGTGATCGTGGATTGCTGGAGGGCCTGGACTATACCGAGTCATCAAACCTGAAAACCAGCAACTTTTTGCTTGTTACGGGACCATGGGAAAGCACTGACCATCCTGAAATGTATAACAAACTTTTTGATCAAGCTCTGGAACAAAAACTCCTCATGATCTGCACAAATCCTGACCAAGTGGTAGTGCGGCAAACTGGGGAGCAGCTCCTATGCGCCGGAGCATTAGCCGACCATTATAAGAATCTCGGGGGGCAGATCCTATATTTTGGAAAACCTCACCAGGATATCTATTCCATCCTTTTCGAACGATTAGGCAATCTTCCCAAGCATAGTATCGTGGCCATTGGAGATACACTAGAGACGGACATCAAAGGTGCAAACGAATTTGGTATAGCTACTACTCTGGTAGTAGGCGGCGTCACTGCCACAAAGTTTGGCATTTCAGAGGGGGATATGCCAATACCTAAGGCATTCCGGACCCATTGTGGGGAGGCAGGCATTATCCCCACCTATGCAGTCCCCCTGTTTATTTGGTAA